A window of the Lactuca sativa cultivar Salinas chromosome 5, Lsat_Salinas_v11, whole genome shotgun sequence genome harbors these coding sequences:
- the LOC111912094 gene encoding lactoylglutathione lyase isoform X1, which yields MAAVGASFNHVSRESSDIDRLANFYQEIFGFERIESPKFEFKVIWLRQSPSFCLHLIERNPNTKLPEGPWSATDAVADTKNLFRGHHLCFTVSNFDSFVKTLKEKGIEIHERTQPNGKTKQVFFFDPDGLSKIQSLLPLPL from the exons ATGGCGGCAGTAGGAGCTTCGTTCAACCATGTCTCAAGAGAATCCTCAGATATCGATCGACTTGCAAACTTCTACCAAGAG ATATTCGGATTTGAACGAATAGAAAGCCCTAAATTCGAATTCAAGGTAATATGGCTAAGGCAATCACCATCTTTCTGTCTGCATCTGATCGAAAGGAACCCAAACACGAAGCTACCAGAAGGTCCATGGAGTGCTACCGATGCTGTTGCGGATACTAAGAACCTTTTCAGAGGCCATCATCTTTGTTTCACTGTTTCTAATTTTGACTCCTTCGTCAAAACCCTAAAG GAGAAAGGTATTGAGATACATGAGAGGACTCAACCGAATGGAAAAACTAAGCAAGTCTTCTTCTTTGATCCTGATG ggctcagcaagattcagTCGCTTCTGCCACTGCCGCTATAG
- the LOC111912094 gene encoding lactoylglutathione lyase isoform X2, protein MAAVGASFNHVSRESSDIDRLANFYQEIFGFERIESPKFEFKVIWLRQSPSFCLHLIERNPNTKLPEGPWSATDAVADTKNLFRGHHLCFTVSNFDSFVKTLKEKGIEIHERTQPNGKTKQVFFFDPDGNGLEVASQ, encoded by the exons ATGGCGGCAGTAGGAGCTTCGTTCAACCATGTCTCAAGAGAATCCTCAGATATCGATCGACTTGCAAACTTCTACCAAGAG ATATTCGGATTTGAACGAATAGAAAGCCCTAAATTCGAATTCAAGGTAATATGGCTAAGGCAATCACCATCTTTCTGTCTGCATCTGATCGAAAGGAACCCAAACACGAAGCTACCAGAAGGTCCATGGAGTGCTACCGATGCTGTTGCGGATACTAAGAACCTTTTCAGAGGCCATCATCTTTGTTTCACTGTTTCTAATTTTGACTCCTTCGTCAAAACCCTAAAG GAGAAAGGTATTGAGATACATGAGAGGACTCAACCGAATGGAAAAACTAAGCAAGTCTTCTTCTTTGATCCTGATG